In Rhineura floridana isolate rRhiFlo1 chromosome 1, rRhiFlo1.hap2, whole genome shotgun sequence, the following proteins share a genomic window:
- the GCNT4 gene encoding beta-1,3-galactosyl-O-glycosyl-glycoprotein beta-1,6-N-acetylglucosaminyltransferase 4 yields MKKHKCSYNYPTRRNLLILFLTVWLLLLLKLLKVEQLFFPHKDIYLVEPLLSTSPFVKNRYTFSRKDTQYDINCSFIYNQEPVEIGKSLEIKKKSIIDLDDEDVVTMTSDCQVYRAIRRYHLKPLSVKEEKFPIAYSLVVHKDAIMVERLIHTIYSHQNVYCIHYDKKSSSTFKNALDNLAKCFPNIFIASKLEVVEYASISRLQADLNCLNDLLKSSIPWKYVINLCGQDFPLRSNFELVSELKKLNGGNMLETVKPSSSKKERFTYHYELQKSPYEYMKMPVKTNVSKDRPPHNIEVFVGSAYFVLCRAFVEYVLESSIAQDFFEWSKDTYSPDEHFWATLVRVPGTPGQVSRTAQDITDLQSKTRLVKWNYLEDHLYPPCTGTHLRSVCIYGAAELKWLISYGHWFANKVDSKVDPVLIKCLAEKLADQQKEWVGLSSEKLFMHRTLTDVS; encoded by the coding sequence ATGAAGAAACATAAGTGCTCTTATAATTATCCAACACGCCGGAATCTCTTGATCCTATTTTTAACAGTGTGGCTGCTCTTGCTTCTGAAACTTCTCAAAGTTGAGCAACTGTTTTTTCCTCACAAAGATATTTACTTAGTAGAACCCTTGTTAAGCACATCACCATTTGTGAAAAACAGGTATACTTTTTCCAGAAAAGATACCCAGTATGATATTAACTGTTCCTTCATATACAACCAGGAACCTGTGGAGATTGGAAAGTCTTTAGAGATAAAGAAAAAATCTATTATTGATTTAGATGATGAAGATGTTGTAACAATGACTAGTGACTGTCAGGTATACCGTGCAATTAGAAGATATCACCTAAAACCTCTTTCTGTGAAAGAGGAAAAATTTCCAATAGCTTATTCTCTGGTTGTTCACAAAGATGCCATAATGGTTGAGAGGCTGATCCATACGATATACAGCCATCAAAATGTTTACTGTATCCATTATGACAAAAAGTCATCTAGCACTTTCAAGAATGCTTTGGATAATCTAGCCAAATGTTTCCCCAATATTTTCATTGCATCCAAATTGGAAGTGGTGGAATATGCCTCTATTTCAAGGCTCCAAGCAGATTTGAATTGCTTAAATGATTTGCTTAAGTCCTCCATTCCATGGAAGTATGTAATCAATTTATGCGGCCAAGATTTTCCTCTGAGATCAAACTTCGAGCTGGTATCTGAACTTAAGAAATTAAATGGAGGAAACATGCTGGAGACTGTCAAACCAAGCAGCAGTAAAAAGGAAAGATTTACCTATCACTATGAACTTCAGAAAAGTCCTTATGAATACATGAAGATGCCTGTGAAGACTAATGTCTCTAAGGACCGGCCACCCCACAATATTGAAGTTTTTGTAGGCAGTGCCTATTTTGTGTTATGTCGAGCGTTTGTAGAATATGTCCTCGAAAGTTCCATTGCTCAAGATTTTTTTGAATGGTCAAAGGACACTTACTCACCTGATGAACATTTCTGGGCAACCCTTGTTCGTGTTCCTGGAACACCTGGACAAGTTTCAAGGACAGCTCAGGATATCACAGATCTTCAGAGCAAAACTCGTTTAGTAAAATGGAACTACCTTGAGGACCATCTCTATCCTCCCTGTACTGGTACTCATCTCCGCAGTGTGTGCATCTATGGAGCTGCAGAACTGAAATGGCTTATCAGCTATGGACACTGGTTTGCCAATAAAGTTGACTCAAAAGTGGATCCAGTTTTAATAAAATGTTTGGCAGAAAAACTTGCAGATCAGCAGAAGGAATGGGTTGGCTTATCTTCTGAAAAACTTTTTATGCATAGGACGCTTACAGATGTCTCATAA